Proteins encoded within one genomic window of Arachis ipaensis cultivar K30076 chromosome B08, Araip1.1, whole genome shotgun sequence:
- the LOC107611432 gene encoding uncharacterized protein LOC107611432 — MDLNKACPKEAFPQPNIDRLVDAASEHQYLSFMDAYSGLKLAGGAYGSLFNQDIYKEPDVDSQTQSRAAAEALGNQINNGNHGNNNGEDGPMTLATFLKVYPLTFRGTSNPTNANNWIQAIERALQGQQVPEEQWIELGTYQLQVKNAKELELMQLKQGQMTITEYTNKFEELCRFSRICQGVLEDFAKWKCIKYEGGLWSDILSSVAPIEIRVFSELVNKSRVAEECMRKAAVEKGSMRMPFQRTQGRNLAPRGKNFKSGGFVPQNNQGQGYFRRPTHNNNQGRRFGKQPQQNLSCQRCGKYHPGAPYRSGFGVCYFCGQLGHLARNCLEKKYETGRAQQPGRVYTTSAAGAEGSETLIRSNCEIVGKVLSDLFDSGATHSFIAFEKANELGLKIVVLGYDLKVYNATHEAMVTRLGCPQVPF; from the exons ATGGACTTGAACAAAGCATGTCCTAAAGAAGCCTTTCCCCAACCAAACATCGATAGACTAGTTGACGCCGCCTCAGAACATCagtacctcagcttcatggacgcatactccgG GCTCAAACTAGCTGGAGGAGCTTATGGGTCCTTGTTTAATCAAGACATATATAAG gaaccagatgtcgactcgcagACGCAGTCGCGG GCGGCAGCTGAAGCTTTGGGGAACCAAATAAACAATGGTAATCACGGAAATAATAATGGTGAAGATGGTCCTATGACGCTTGCCACATTCCTGAAGGTTTATCCTCTAACCTTCAGGGGAACCTCAAACCCCACCAATGCAAACAACTGGATACAGGCTATAGAGCGAGCATTACAGGGTCAACAGGTTCCTGAGGAGCAGTGGATTGAGCTTGGAACTTATCAGCTACAAG TCAAAAATGCCAAGGAACTTGAGTTGATGCAACTGAAGCAAGGCCAGATGACTATTACTGAGTATACCAACAAGTTCGAAGAGTTGTGCCGATTTTCTCGCATTTGTCAAGGTGTTCTAGAGGATTTTGCTAAATGGAAGTGCATCAAGTATGAGGGAGGTCTTTGGAGTGATATTCTAAGCTCCGTTGCACCAATAGAGATCAGAGTATTCTCTGAACTTGTAAATAAGAGTAGAGTGGCTGAGGAGTGCATGAGGAAGGCAGCAGTAGAAAAAGGGAGCATGAGGATGCCTTTTCAGAGGACTCAGGGGAGGAACTTGGCACCGAGGGGCAAGAACTTTAAGAGTGGGGGCTTTGTCCCTCAAAATAATCAGGGGCAAGGCTACTTCAGGAGGCCGACTCACAATAATAATCAAGGTAGAAGATTTGGGAAACAGCCACAGCAGAATTTGAGCTGTCAGAGGTGCGGGAAGTATCATCCTGGAGCCCCGTACAGGTCAGGATTTGGGGTATGCTACTTTTGTGGACAACTCGGGCACCTAGCTAGGAACTGTCTAGAGAAGAAGTATGAGACTGGTAGAGCGCAGCAGCCAGGGAGAGTGTATACTACTTCTGCAGCAGGTGCTGAGGGATCAGAGACACTGATTAGAAGTAACTGTGAGATAGTCGGTAAAGTTTTAAGTGATTTATTTGATTCTGGagcaacacattcattcattgcatttgaaaagGCTAATGAGTTAGGGTTGAAAATAGTGGTCTTGGGTTATGATTTAaaggtgtataatgctacccatgaagctaTGGTAACTAGGTTAGGATGTCCACAAGTTCCGTTTTGA